In one Neobacillus sp. CF12 genomic region, the following are encoded:
- the murF gene encoding UDP-N-acetylmuramoyl-tripeptide--D-alanyl-D-alanine ligase, with product MKTLKLADIVEVINGQMIQGNAEFEINKVAKLIKNISEYSIYFNVNKKSISSDSLVGKTNYTIVTENMEILSMVDKSASVILVADGKKSYYQFIEYYRNLFSIPVIGVTGTCGKTTTKDMIKHILKQYLQVHSTMLSQNGLHLNLHYLMGINEQTEAAVFEMGVAYPGNIRSSGRYFKPTIGIITNIGEAHLEGCKTLEKYIRAKGEMLEVLSENGTLIINADDTNIKRLPTGLFKGSVLSFGQYQKADFRADTIRYEDDRMVYTLHVNKVQYEVVIPGYGEHNVYNSLAAIAAVSLIGIPIQDAIDRLKTFKTMERHVKLYHSKGISVIDDTWSCNPSSVLSALEVLKKVSNGKKEVLVLGKMQRLGSQLTNQHLKMGETIMDYGEVDHLITIGPSAKLTGENAIRLGMDPSKVHSVANADQLESKLAEIHTEEMIILFKMSLGKMDPAYRRVIEKYRFT from the coding sequence ATGAAGACTCTCAAACTTGCAGATATTGTTGAAGTGATAAATGGCCAAATGATTCAAGGAAACGCTGAATTTGAAATAAACAAGGTTGCAAAATTAATAAAAAATATCAGCGAATATTCTATTTATTTTAATGTGAATAAAAAAAGTATAAGTTCTGATTCCTTAGTGGGAAAAACGAATTATACAATTGTAACTGAAAATATGGAAATTCTTAGTATGGTTGATAAATCGGCATCGGTTATATTGGTTGCGGATGGTAAGAAGTCATATTACCAATTTATCGAATATTACCGAAACCTTTTTTCTATTCCAGTGATTGGCGTTACAGGAACATGCGGAAAAACAACCACAAAGGATATGATTAAGCATATTTTAAAACAATACTTACAAGTTCATTCCACAATGCTTAGTCAAAATGGCCTTCATTTAAATTTACACTATTTAATGGGGATTAATGAACAAACAGAAGCGGCAGTTTTTGAAATGGGGGTAGCCTATCCCGGAAATATTAGGTCAAGCGGAAGATATTTTAAACCAACGATCGGAATTATAACAAATATCGGTGAAGCACATCTAGAGGGATGCAAAACGTTAGAAAAATATATAAGAGCAAAGGGAGAAATGTTAGAAGTTCTTTCTGAAAACGGAACATTAATTATTAATGCTGATGATACAAATATAAAAAGATTACCAACCGGTTTATTCAAAGGAAGTGTTCTTTCATTCGGTCAGTATCAGAAAGCCGATTTTAGAGCAGATACGATTCGATATGAAGATGACAGAATGGTATATACATTACATGTTAATAAAGTCCAATATGAAGTGGTAATCCCAGGATATGGCGAGCACAATGTTTATAACAGTCTAGCAGCCATCGCAGCAGTAAGTTTAATAGGTATCCCAATCCAAGATGCAATTGATAGATTGAAGACGTTTAAAACAATGGAGCGTCATGTGAAACTGTATCACTCAAAAGGAATTTCCGTTATTGACGATACATGGAGCTGTAATCCTAGTTCAGTATTGTCAGCCTTAGAAGTTCTTAAAAAAGTTTCGAATGGTAAAAAAGAGGTTCTTGTTCTAGGTAAAATGCAGCGTCTAGGATCACAATTAACAAATCAACACCTCAAAATGGGGGAAACGATTATGGACTACGGTGAAGTAGATCATTTAATTACCATTGGTCCCTCAGCAAAGTTAACAGGTGAAAACGCTATTCGCTTAGGGATGGACCCAAGCAAGGTTCATTCCGTTGCAAATGCTGATCAATTAGAATCCAAATTAGCCGAGATTCATACGGAGGAGATGATAATACTCTTTAAAATGTCACTTGGCAAAATGGACCCTGCCTACCGAAGGGTCATAGAAAAATACCGATTTACTTAA
- a CDS encoding YheC/YheD family protein gives MQGIGMLHNRENPADVKKAYPFAAVAKMEGIHFFYFSFKNVDFDNMKINGWMYEEGKWIRKKVDFPAVVINSCNPKTENQSKIVKKLKKYTIFTSFPVGNKMKVYKKVKKAKVFASYLIPSTTLLMSEEIISFLENQHRAVIKPLSGNHGKKVFFIEKTEEQYKVTEGFNTMYMNEKELNRYFQPILSAQKFLMQPFIECKTKNGLTYDFRLHVQKNGAGQWEITLIYPRISGNAKMISNISSGGYRGELASFLKAEFDEDSKKVKESLEAFALSFPAHFDTLYEHSFDELGLDVAIDANQRLWLFEVNWRPGSKNREFDVAKRLIPYCKFLINEIGIR, from the coding sequence TTGCAAGGTATCGGTATGCTCCACAACCGGGAAAATCCTGCAGATGTAAAAAAGGCGTATCCCTTTGCGGCCGTTGCGAAAATGGAGGGGATTCACTTTTTTTACTTCTCATTTAAGAATGTGGACTTTGACAACATGAAGATTAATGGTTGGATGTATGAGGAAGGAAAGTGGATTCGAAAAAAAGTAGATTTTCCTGCTGTTGTAATAAACAGCTGTAATCCTAAAACGGAGAACCAGTCAAAAATAGTAAAGAAGTTAAAAAAATATACCATTTTTACAAGCTTTCCTGTAGGGAACAAAATGAAAGTCTATAAAAAAGTAAAAAAAGCAAAAGTGTTCGCCTCTTATTTAATCCCTTCCACGACTCTACTCATGTCAGAGGAAATTATTTCATTTCTAGAAAATCAGCACAGAGCCGTAATAAAACCTTTATCTGGTAATCATGGGAAAAAGGTGTTTTTTATCGAAAAAACGGAGGAACAGTATAAAGTAACAGAAGGATTCAACACAATGTACATGAATGAAAAAGAACTTAACAGATACTTTCAGCCTATTTTGTCAGCACAAAAGTTTCTGATGCAACCTTTCATTGAATGTAAAACAAAAAATGGTCTTACGTATGATTTTAGATTACATGTTCAAAAAAATGGTGCAGGGCAATGGGAAATCACCTTAATTTATCCACGAATTAGTGGAAATGCAAAAATGATAAGTAATATTAGTAGTGGTGGCTACCGGGGAGAATTAGCCTCCTTTTTAAAAGCTGAATTTGATGAAGATTCAAAAAAGGTGAAGGAAAGCCTCGAGGCTTTTGCTTTATCCTTTCCTGCGCATTTTGATACTTTATATGAACATTCCTTTGATGAGCTAGGTTTAGATGTAGCGATTGATGCAAACCAAAGACTGTGGTTATTTGAAGTGAATTGGAGACCAGGTTCAAAAAATAGAGAATTTGACGTTGCCAAACGCCTTATTCCTTATTGTAAATTTCTTATAAATGAAATTGGTATAAGGTAA
- the dacB gene encoding D-alanyl-D-alanine carboxypeptidase/D-alanyl-D-alanine-endopeptidase: protein MNIMQKSGIRILLFLLLAALIPPSTYSYANESGQLVKAEISKLLQEEPLLNGALAGISIRSAKTGEVLYEHNGDVRMRPASNMKLLTSAAALSVLGEKHVFRTEIRLDGKRYGNILKGNLYIKGFGDPTLLKEDLTLLAKDIAHSGGIKNIEGDLIADDSWFDKVRLSPDLIWSDEYAYYGAQISALTVSPNKDFDSGTIIVEVSPGLKVGDPAQIKLSHKTNYVKIVNQAVTMSPDGEKNLTIERNHASNTILVKGFLPIGAKVEKEWIAVWEPTQFVLDLFKQELAKQGIKLSGTSRVGDTPMEADILTSHRSLPLSELLIPFMKLSNNGHAEILIKEMGKVRKGEGSWEKGIEVLNEQLPKLGVNPDTLVIRDGSGISHVNLIPANEISKLLYTVQKEKWFPAFLKSLPVAGKRDRMVGGTLRKRMDGLDVKAKTGTISTVSTLSGYVETKKGEILIFSILLNNLVDEEKGKEIEDRIVHQLANT, encoded by the coding sequence TTGAACATAATGCAAAAAAGTGGCATCAGAATCTTGTTATTTTTATTATTGGCGGCATTGATACCGCCTTCTACATATTCATACGCAAATGAATCAGGTCAATTAGTAAAAGCAGAGATTAGTAAACTCTTACAGGAAGAGCCACTTTTAAATGGAGCGCTTGCAGGAATAAGCATTCGTTCCGCAAAAACTGGGGAAGTTTTATATGAGCATAATGGGGATGTCCGTATGAGACCTGCCTCAAATATGAAGCTCTTAACATCAGCAGCAGCCTTGTCGGTCTTAGGAGAGAAACATGTATTTAGAACAGAAATCAGATTAGATGGAAAGAGGTACGGAAATATACTAAAGGGGAATCTGTATATAAAAGGATTTGGTGATCCCACACTTTTAAAAGAAGATTTAACACTTTTGGCTAAGGATATTGCCCATTCCGGTGGGATTAAAAACATCGAGGGAGATCTAATAGCGGACGACAGTTGGTTCGACAAGGTTCGTTTATCTCCAGACTTAATTTGGAGTGATGAGTACGCTTATTATGGAGCGCAAATTTCAGCTCTCACAGTTTCACCAAATAAAGATTTTGATTCTGGAACCATCATTGTCGAGGTATCTCCAGGTTTGAAAGTAGGCGATCCCGCACAAATTAAGCTCTCACACAAAACAAACTATGTAAAAATCGTTAATCAAGCAGTGACTATGTCACCGGATGGAGAGAAAAATCTAACAATAGAACGAAACCACGCTTCTAATACCATCCTTGTGAAAGGGTTTCTACCAATTGGGGCAAAAGTCGAGAAAGAATGGATAGCAGTTTGGGAACCGACTCAATTTGTTCTTGACCTCTTTAAGCAAGAATTAGCAAAACAAGGAATCAAACTTTCGGGAACATCTAGGGTTGGTGATACACCAATGGAGGCCGATATTCTTACTAGTCATCGTTCTCTCCCATTATCGGAACTTCTCATCCCTTTTATGAAGCTTAGCAATAACGGACATGCGGAAATCTTAATTAAAGAAATGGGAAAAGTAAGAAAAGGAGAAGGAAGTTGGGAAAAAGGGATAGAAGTGTTAAACGAACAACTGCCTAAATTAGGTGTGAATCCAGATACATTAGTGATCAGAGATGGCTCAGGCATTTCACATGTAAACTTAATTCCAGCTAACGAAATTTCTAAGCTATTATATACTGTTCAGAAGGAAAAATGGTTTCCTGCTTTTTTGAAATCTTTGCCAGTAGCTGGTAAGCGTGACAGGATGGTGGGAGGAACCTTGAGAAAAAGAATGGACGGCTTGGACGTTAAAGCAAAAACAGGAACCATTTCTACTGTTTCTACCTTATCCGGTTATGTAGAAACAAAAAAAGGAGAAATACTTATTTTTTCCATTCTATTAAATAATCTGGTTGATGAGGAAAAAGGAAAAGAAATCGAAGATCGTATCGTTCATCAATTAGCAAATACGTAA
- a CDS encoding diadenosine tetraphosphate hydrolase, translated as MRKLTLSSGKTVEVECLSCALTSGLIEPDGGVILETEYFHAHQDVAYPIEGLVILASKRHVKCLDELTDEERLDYINVMTRIREAQRRVLGIEYVYYFYNEDTTHHFHTWMVPRYDWMNEFGRSVESIRPVLLHARNHKNTIENNQRVMSAIEALKTALN; from the coding sequence ATGAGAAAGTTAACATTATCAAGTGGGAAAACTGTAGAAGTCGAATGTTTAAGTTGTGCCTTAACTAGTGGATTGATTGAGCCGGATGGCGGCGTTATTCTTGAAACTGAATATTTCCACGCTCATCAAGATGTTGCTTACCCAATTGAAGGGCTGGTCATCCTTGCATCAAAAAGACATGTAAAATGCTTAGATGAACTTACAGACGAAGAAAGATTGGATTACATAAATGTTATGACGAGAATTAGAGAGGCTCAGCGTAGAGTTTTAGGAATTGAGTATGTTTATTACTTTTACAACGAAGATACTACCCATCATTTTCATACCTGGATGGTACCTCGGTATGATTGGATGAATGAATTCGGCCGATCTGTTGAATCTATTCGACCTGTCCTGCTTCATGCAAGAAATCATAAGAACACGATAGAAAATAATCAAAGGGTTATGTCAGCCATCGAAGCCTTAAAAACAGCATTAAACTAG
- a CDS encoding deoxyribonuclease IV, with amino-acid sequence MIFGCHVSIRNGYSGAAKRAASYGASAFQYFPKNPRSLSVKDFDRGDAASCKEFCQEYGIVSVAHTPYSTSLSPSEDKKELTIASLLNDLEIADACGSIGVVVHFGSQISKTDPLASYHLMLEMLNAVLSQWDGECLLLIENNAGTKGALGTTFEELVQIRHLADYPEKIGFCLDTCHMFASGLWNGENTEEFFTQGQELAYFEHLKIIHLNNSKYPTCSKKDRHANIFQNGLIKEESLKGIVTSPIVKHIPFVLETPDDEGITHKEEIEQLYEKWR; translated from the coding sequence ATGATTTTTGGCTGTCATGTAAGTATTAGGAACGGTTATTCAGGTGCGGCAAAACGCGCTGCTTCTTACGGCGCTTCTGCTTTTCAATATTTTCCTAAAAACCCACGAAGTCTTTCGGTAAAGGATTTTGACCGCGGTGATGCTGCGAGTTGTAAAGAGTTTTGCCAGGAGTATGGTATTGTTTCGGTGGCTCATACTCCATACTCAACGAGTCTATCTCCTTCCGAGGATAAAAAGGAATTAACGATTGCATCGTTATTAAATGATCTAGAAATTGCAGACGCCTGCGGTTCGATTGGTGTGGTTGTCCATTTCGGCAGTCAAATCAGCAAAACTGACCCACTCGCTAGTTATCATCTAATGCTTGAAATGCTTAATGCAGTCCTAAGTCAATGGGACGGCGAATGTTTGCTATTAATCGAAAATAACGCTGGTACAAAAGGGGCTCTTGGAACAACTTTTGAAGAATTAGTCCAGATTAGACATTTGGCTGATTATCCAGAGAAAATCGGGTTTTGCCTCGACACTTGTCATATGTTCGCAAGTGGACTTTGGAATGGAGAAAATACAGAAGAATTTTTTACCCAAGGTCAAGAACTTGCTTACTTTGAACATCTAAAAATCATTCACCTCAATAATTCAAAATATCCAACGTGTTCGAAGAAGGATCGTCATGCAAACATCTTCCAAAATGGTCTAATCAAAGAGGAATCTTTAAAAGGTATCGTCACGTCGCCGATCGTAAAACATATCCCATTTGTGTTAGAAACACCTGATGATGAAGGCATTACCCATAAGGAAGAAATCGAACAGCTCTATGAAAAATGGAGATAG
- a CDS encoding CBS domain-containing protein — translation MKQMKKGQILSERFEVAFNQVHDAMKDIVKINDDRFVVLVKVGAKKYQVIETFKKDLEQYAKLRNAIVHEKMEVGYYIAEPNAKVVEHIEKIANVFNRPIYALSIATKKVLYFDYNDSILKVTEAIRQYNYSKFPIYKNKEFIGLLTAGSIVKWMAQNMVSSSVNLADTHIFDIMKYEKDHPIEFVAKSTNIFDVETIFGKSHKVKKKLEALIITENGKKDEVPLGIITPWDLIDIDYAVD, via the coding sequence ATGAAACAAATGAAAAAAGGACAAATTTTATCTGAACGTTTTGAGGTGGCCTTTAATCAAGTGCACGATGCCATGAAGGATATTGTCAAAATTAATGATGATAGATTTGTAGTATTAGTCAAGGTTGGCGCGAAGAAATATCAAGTCATTGAAACATTTAAAAAGGATTTAGAGCAATATGCAAAACTGCGAAACGCTATTGTCCATGAAAAAATGGAAGTCGGATATTATATCGCTGAACCGAATGCGAAAGTGGTCGAGCATATTGAGAAAATCGCGAATGTGTTTAATCGCCCTATTTATGCTTTATCGATTGCAACCAAGAAAGTCCTCTACTTTGATTATAATGACAGCATTCTTAAGGTGACAGAAGCAATTCGTCAGTATAACTATTCGAAATTTCCGATATATAAGAACAAAGAATTCATTGGACTGTTAACAGCAGGATCCATTGTAAAATGGATGGCACAGAATATGGTGAGCAGTTCTGTAAATTTAGCTGATACACATATTTTTGATATTATGAAATACGAAAAAGATCACCCGATTGAATTTGTGGCGAAAAGCACAAATATATTTGATGTAGAAACTATTTTTGGTAAATCACATAAAGTGAAGAAGAAGTTAGAAGCTTTGATAATTACTGAGAACGGAAAAAAAGACGAGGTTCCACTTGGTATTATTACACCTTGGGACTTAATTGATATTGACTATGCTGTGGATTAA
- a CDS encoding PD-(D/E)XK nuclease family protein, which produces MNSLVNKLNQICTQFLIKEKIVIVDSFEIGEQINEAFIKAGYRGINLKFKTLHNLAMNLAELNSEHPIKVLDGTVGVHFTYTILKELKNQGKLTYFSGMEITPSFSHAIYSTIQTLRLAGYNAETLKKEAFLASEKADDLVEILSEYENLLVANQFTDIASILTTAIEFAQRNEKAVFILQSNLHLSHLEEQFLSKILPEGSFKLPLAPVLGVNIPERPSLSSISWGEPTPLSYLYQFDEAGDKYEGLEIFTSKTEELEVKHVFEKIKASKAPLDDCVVYYTNADSYITPFFHLAQKLNIPITFGDGLPVSFSRPGRLVSGLISWIQSNYSVQTFIGLLNEGLIDLGEDTPSKSKISRVLRELQIGWSQNRYNSILEKEMERLKESESPSIEIMWLHQWFSKIFKKLPEFNESINFKKCLAAIAYFIKNYSKSSSSLDEVSKATLLEIIKKIVPYSDEELSMHVLFEKINDLLLSIRVNQSRPKPGHLHVTSYKRGVYNSTANVFFVGLDNRKFPGNSGEDPLLLDTERIALGNKLPLLRDRGMENTYMLLQALAHSTGSVTVSYCDFSIHDNRVVNPAYVILQCYRMVSGNKDAEFKDLKSYSSKLTASEIFEDKDYWNEKLVQDIPTKLNQGILNHFKNVKEGLSAEIARYSESYSEFDGFIQIEADHDPSTNQEKKMSAGKLETLARCPYSYFLKEVLRVRPIEEVSYDANKWLDPATRGSLLHSIFERFYKEITQQNVKPTYALHYDNIMAIAVNLIEKEKEILPPPNDRIFKREVNDILVCCDIFLKEEEIHGENYRPLHFEYSFGIGDTDPAIITLPSGEVKVSGIIDRVDQSLDGRYHIIDYKTGSTYGYEKNKAFKGGRQLQHMIYALAIEQHLNLGEGAVEESSYYFPTMKGLAQRFTRKQDVTLRANGLDILEKLIDVIKNGHFEMTDDENDCKFCEYKLVCRRHFYDKDALERKQSNQKLKGVRAYD; this is translated from the coding sequence ATGAATTCGTTAGTTAATAAGCTAAACCAAATCTGTACTCAATTTCTTATAAAAGAGAAAATTGTTATCGTGGATTCCTTTGAAATCGGAGAACAAATCAACGAAGCTTTTATCAAAGCAGGCTATCGCGGGATCAATCTAAAGTTTAAGACTTTACATAATCTGGCTATGAATTTAGCGGAATTGAATAGTGAACATCCAATAAAAGTACTAGATGGGACTGTCGGCGTCCATTTTACATACACGATTCTGAAGGAATTAAAGAATCAAGGGAAACTCACTTATTTTTCAGGTATGGAGATTACTCCATCTTTTAGTCATGCTATATATTCGACCATTCAGACCCTAAGGCTTGCAGGTTACAATGCGGAAACTCTAAAAAAAGAGGCTTTCTTAGCGTCTGAAAAAGCGGATGATTTAGTTGAGATTCTATCTGAATACGAAAACTTACTTGTTGCCAATCAGTTTACCGATATAGCATCAATCCTCACAACTGCCATTGAATTTGCACAAAGGAATGAAAAGGCGGTCTTTATCCTACAATCCAATTTGCATCTAAGTCATCTTGAAGAACAGTTTCTAAGTAAGATTTTACCCGAAGGTTCATTCAAACTTCCTCTTGCACCTGTTTTAGGGGTAAATATTCCTGAGAGACCTAGCTTATCTTCGATATCCTGGGGAGAGCCAACACCGTTAAGCTACCTTTATCAATTTGATGAAGCAGGCGATAAATATGAAGGTTTAGAGATCTTCACCTCAAAAACCGAGGAACTCGAAGTAAAACATGTATTCGAAAAAATAAAAGCCTCAAAAGCACCACTTGATGATTGTGTTGTTTACTATACAAATGCTGATTCTTACATAACACCATTTTTCCACTTGGCACAAAAACTTAATATTCCAATTACATTTGGAGATGGGTTACCAGTCTCATTTAGCCGGCCAGGGCGGTTGGTGTCCGGATTGATCTCTTGGATTCAGTCAAATTATAGTGTTCAAACCTTTATTGGTTTACTTAATGAAGGGTTAATTGATCTCGGTGAAGATACACCCTCAAAATCGAAGATCAGCAGAGTGCTTCGAGAGTTACAGATTGGTTGGTCGCAGAATCGTTACAATTCAATACTTGAAAAGGAAATGGAACGATTAAAGGAAAGTGAGAGTCCTTCTATTGAAATCATGTGGTTACATCAATGGTTTTCGAAGATTTTTAAAAAGCTTCCAGAATTCAATGAATCCATAAATTTTAAAAAATGTTTAGCGGCTATTGCCTATTTTATAAAGAATTATAGTAAAAGCAGTTCGTCACTCGATGAAGTTTCAAAAGCTACCCTTTTGGAAATAATCAAAAAAATCGTTCCCTATAGTGATGAGGAACTTTCAATGCATGTTTTGTTTGAAAAAATCAATGACTTGCTGCTCTCAATCAGGGTAAATCAGTCACGTCCAAAACCAGGACATCTCCATGTTACTTCTTATAAAAGAGGTGTATACAACAGTACGGCAAATGTATTTTTCGTTGGACTTGATAATCGGAAGTTTCCAGGAAATTCGGGAGAGGATCCATTGCTGCTTGATACTGAGCGTATTGCACTAGGAAACAAGTTGCCTTTACTTCGTGATAGGGGTATGGAAAATACATATATGCTTCTGCAAGCTCTAGCGCATTCAACAGGTTCTGTTACAGTAAGCTATTGTGATTTTTCCATTCATGATAATCGAGTAGTAAATCCTGCATATGTAATCTTACAATGCTATCGGATGGTTAGTGGCAATAAAGACGCAGAATTCAAAGACTTAAAATCATATTCCTCTAAGCTTACTGCGAGTGAGATCTTTGAGGATAAAGATTATTGGAATGAAAAGTTAGTACAGGATATTCCAACAAAACTTAACCAAGGAATTCTAAATCATTTTAAAAATGTGAAAGAAGGTCTTTCAGCGGAAATCGCTCGTTATTCCGAAAGCTATTCCGAATTTGATGGATTCATACAAATTGAAGCAGACCATGATCCAAGTACCAATCAGGAAAAGAAAATGAGCGCTGGAAAACTTGAGACACTTGCTAGATGCCCGTATTCTTACTTCCTCAAAGAGGTATTAAGGGTGAGGCCAATCGAAGAGGTTTCGTATGATGCGAATAAATGGCTGGACCCGGCAACCCGTGGAAGTCTGCTTCACAGCATTTTTGAAAGGTTTTATAAGGAAATTACACAACAAAACGTTAAACCCACCTACGCCTTACATTACGATAATATCATGGCCATTGCGGTAAACCTGATCGAAAAAGAAAAAGAAATACTGCCACCGCCGAATGACCGCATTTTTAAGCGGGAAGTAAATGATATCTTGGTTTGCTGCGATATCTTCCTTAAGGAAGAAGAGATTCATGGCGAGAACTATCGACCGCTTCATTTCGAATATTCATTTGGAATCGGAGATACTGATCCAGCGATTATTACTCTTCCATCAGGAGAAGTGAAGGTTTCAGGGATTATTGACCGTGTTGATCAATCCCTTGATGGCAGGTACCATATTATTGACTATAAAACTGGAAGTACCTATGGCTATGAGAAAAATAAAGCCTTTAAAGGCGGACGTCAGCTGCAGCATATGATTTATGCGTTAGCGATTGAGCAGCATTTAAATCTTGGTGAGGGTGCTGTAGAGGAAAGTTCATATTACTTTCCGACTATGAAGGGATTGGCCCAGCGATTTACGAGGAAGCAGGATGTTACATTACGAGCGAATGGTTTAGATATTTTGGAAAAGTTAATTGATGTCATTAAAAATGGACATTTTGAAATGACAGACGATGAAAATGATTGTAAGTTTTGTGAATACAAGTTGGTTTGCCGTCGCCACTTTTATGATAAAGATGCCCTTGAGCGAAAGCAGTCCAATCAAAAGCTAAAAGGGGTTCGTGCATATGACTAA